One Aegilops tauschii subsp. strangulata cultivar AL8/78 chromosome 7, Aet v6.0, whole genome shotgun sequence genomic window carries:
- the LOC141027123 gene encoding uncharacterized protein translates to MGAGVMLTSPTREKLYYVEEFCFKPSDKVSNNIAEYEGFIAGLKAANALGIKRITINGDSQLLVDFSNKSYKPKDEHMAAYLEGVRKLERCFLGMELQHIPRVDNKEADDITKRASHC, encoded by the coding sequence ATGGGGGCTGGCGTCATGCTCACTTCGCCAACAAGGGAAAAGTTGTACTACGTTGAGGAGTTCTGCTTCAAGCCCAGCGataaggtctccaacaacattgccGAGTACGAGGGCTTCATCGCTGGCCTCAAGGCTGCCAATGCCCTTGGCATCAAGCGCATCACCATCAACGGAGACTCTCAGCTCCTCGTCGACTTCTCCAACAAGAGCTAcaagccaaaggacgagcacatggctGCCTACCTCGAGGGGGTGCGCAAACTCGAGAGGTGCTTCCTGGGCATGGAGCTCCAGCACATCCCTCGCGTAGACAACAAGGAAGCAGACGACATCACCAAACGAGCCTCCCATTGCTAG